A genomic stretch from Bosea sp. F3-2 includes:
- the dapA gene encoding 4-hydroxy-tetrahydrodipicolinate synthase, translating to MTKHIALTGSMPALVTPFKTGKVDEEALRALVEWQIASGSTGLVPVGTTGESPTLSHDEHKRVVEIVVDQAKGRVPVIAGAGSNNTIEAIDLAVHAEKAGANAVLVVTPYYNKPTQEGMYQHFKAVNDAIGIPIIIYNIPPRSVVDMSVETMTRLYELKNIAGVKDATANLARVSQQRHAMGPDFIQLSGEDMTALAYMAAGGHGCISVVANIAPRLCADLMDAVLKGDFATALKVQDRLVPLHDATFKEPGLAGAKHGLKLLGRIEEEVRLPLLPVSAETGKTIREAMVFAGLLNT from the coding sequence ATGACCAAGCACATTGCCCTTACCGGCTCGATGCCCGCTCTGGTCACCCCCTTCAAAACCGGCAAGGTCGACGAGGAGGCGCTGCGCGCGCTGGTCGAATGGCAGATCGCGAGCGGTTCGACCGGTCTGGTTCCGGTCGGCACCACCGGCGAAAGCCCGACGCTGTCGCATGACGAGCACAAGCGCGTCGTCGAGATCGTTGTCGATCAGGCCAAGGGCCGCGTTCCGGTGATCGCCGGCGCCGGTTCCAACAACACGATCGAGGCGATCGACCTGGCGGTCCATGCCGAAAAGGCCGGCGCCAATGCCGTTCTGGTGGTCACGCCCTACTACAACAAGCCCACTCAGGAGGGCATGTACCAGCACTTCAAGGCGGTGAACGATGCGATCGGCATCCCGATCATCATCTACAACATCCCGCCGCGCTCGGTGGTGGACATGTCGGTCGAGACGATGACGCGGCTCTATGAGCTCAAGAACATCGCCGGCGTGAAGGATGCCACCGCCAATCTCGCCCGCGTCTCGCAGCAGCGCCACGCCATGGGGCCGGACTTCATCCAGCTCTCGGGCGAGGACATGACGGCGCTGGCCTATATGGCGGCCGGTGGTCATGGCTGCATCTCGGTCGTCGCCAATATCGCGCCGCGCCTCTGCGCCGATCTGATGGACGCCGTGCTCAAGGGCGATTTCGCCACAGCGCTGAAGGTGCAGGACCGGCTGGTGCCGCTCCACGATGCGACCTTCAAGGAGCCCGGCCTCGCCGGGGCCAAGCACGGCCTCAAGCTGCTCGGCCGCATCGAGGAGGAGGTCCGCCTGCCATTGCTGCCGGTCTCGGCAGAAACTGGCAAGACCATCCGCGAGGCCATGGTTTTCGCCGGGCTGCTGAATACCTAA
- a CDS encoding lytic transglycosylase domain-containing protein has product MASPAAARRLIGLLLPALLSASTTQAGDDGMLASQRKLAMIGDVETTGALLPYPPSTLRGEDAINLDAVKAAVAAYRRGALGDGDELAARIEDGAIRTLLEWVAIHANAGSVSFARIDAFLREHPNYPATTRFRRRAEEALIAEKKSPLVVRAFFHGQQPVSPAGRIALALALKDEGRTEEAVALVRQSWRKDPFGQALEKIVLKEFETALTKDDHRLRTERFLFKENGEAALRNAARVSADYVVLARARLASAGARRPISEKQIAAVPASVRSDVSFAFLQAQQARRADKLDDAVKALANIPRDPKLLGDGDGWWEERRIISRKLLDAGQPAKAYEVSAGHGAEDAAQRIEAEWHAGFIALRFLKKPDVAQKHFDAAAAIGETPISVARAAYWRGRAYEELGQAEEAKAAFGKAAEQPVAYYGQLARAKLGLDRLPLRSTSAAALEGLPGHRGVRLLYRIGERDLATLMLNDLAQRLHTTEALEAIAAIAQREADARALVGIGKAALQRGFPLDMAAYPVNGIPEFDVLGDPMERAIVHAIARQESAFDPSAMSHAGARGLMQMMPATARETARRAGLPFDWEKLGQDPLYAARMGAAHLNDLLKEWRGSYILTFAAYNAGSPNVKKWIAAYGDPRDPEVDAVDWVERIPFSETRNYVQRVMENLQVYRERLNQRTAYLIDYDLKRGGKRD; this is encoded by the coding sequence ATGGCCTCGCCTGCTGCCGCGAGGAGACTGATCGGCTTGCTGCTGCCTGCGTTGCTCAGCGCCTCGACAACGCAGGCAGGTGACGACGGCATGCTGGCGAGCCAGCGCAAGCTCGCCATGATCGGCGACGTCGAGACCACGGGCGCGCTGCTGCCCTATCCGCCCTCCACCCTGCGCGGCGAGGATGCAATCAATCTGGACGCCGTGAAAGCTGCCGTCGCCGCCTATCGCCGCGGCGCGCTCGGCGACGGCGACGAGCTTGCGGCCCGGATCGAGGATGGCGCCATTCGCACGCTGCTCGAATGGGTGGCGATCCACGCCAATGCAGGCAGCGTATCGTTCGCGCGGATCGACGCCTTCCTGCGCGAGCATCCGAACTATCCCGCAACGACCCGTTTTCGACGTCGCGCCGAAGAGGCGCTGATCGCTGAAAAGAAAAGTCCGCTGGTCGTCCGCGCGTTCTTTCACGGCCAGCAGCCGGTCTCGCCGGCAGGGCGGATCGCTCTTGCGCTCGCGCTCAAGGACGAGGGGCGAACCGAAGAGGCCGTTGCTCTCGTGCGCCAGAGCTGGCGCAAGGACCCGTTCGGGCAAGCGTTGGAGAAGATCGTCCTCAAGGAGTTCGAGACAGCGCTGACGAAGGACGACCATCGCCTGCGAACGGAGCGCTTCCTGTTCAAGGAAAACGGCGAGGCAGCGTTGCGCAATGCCGCCCGCGTCTCGGCTGATTATGTCGTGCTGGCCAGGGCGCGGCTTGCCAGCGCCGGAGCGCGCCGGCCGATTTCCGAGAAGCAGATCGCGGCCGTCCCGGCCTCCGTTCGCAGCGACGTCTCCTTCGCCTTCCTGCAGGCGCAGCAGGCGCGCCGTGCCGACAAGCTCGACGATGCGGTGAAGGCGCTCGCCAATATTCCGCGCGATCCAAAGCTGCTCGGGGACGGCGACGGCTGGTGGGAAGAACGGCGGATCATTTCGCGCAAGCTCCTCGATGCCGGCCAGCCGGCGAAGGCCTACGAGGTCTCGGCCGGCCATGGCGCCGAGGACGCGGCCCAGCGCATCGAGGCCGAGTGGCATGCCGGCTTCATCGCACTCCGCTTCCTGAAGAAGCCGGATGTGGCGCAGAAGCATTTCGATGCCGCCGCGGCCATCGGCGAAACGCCGATCTCGGTCGCACGCGCCGCCTATTGGCGGGGCCGCGCCTATGAGGAGCTAGGCCAGGCCGAGGAAGCGAAGGCTGCCTTCGGCAAGGCGGCCGAACAGCCTGTCGCCTATTACGGCCAGCTCGCGCGGGCAAAACTGGGTCTGGACCGTCTGCCGCTTCGGAGCACCTCGGCCGCCGCCCTCGAGGGATTGCCGGGCCATCGCGGTGTGCGGCTGCTCTACCGCATCGGCGAGCGCGACCTCGCCACGCTGATGCTCAATGATCTGGCGCAGCGCCTGCACACCACCGAAGCGCTGGAAGCCATCGCGGCGATCGCCCAGCGTGAAGCGGATGCACGCGCGCTGGTCGGCATCGGCAAGGCGGCGCTGCAGCGCGGCTTCCCGCTCGACATGGCCGCCTATCCGGTCAACGGCATCCCGGAATTCGACGTGCTCGGCGATCCGATGGAACGCGCCATCGTCCACGCCATCGCCCGGCAGGAAAGCGCCTTCGACCCGTCCGCCATGTCCCATGCCGGCGCGCGCGGGCTGATGCAGATGATGCCTGCGACCGCGCGTGAGACGGCGCGCCGCGCGGGCCTGCCCTTCGACTGGGAGAAGCTCGGGCAGGATCCGCTCTATGCGGCGCGGATGGGCGCCGCCCATCTCAACGACCTGCTGAAGGAGTGGCGCGGCTCCTACATCCTGACTTTCGCGGCCTATAATGCCGGCTCGCCGAACGTGAAGAAATGGATCGCCGCCTATGGCGACCCGCGCGATCCGGAGGTCGATGCCGTCGACTGGGTCGAGCGCATTCCCTTCTCCGAGACACGCAACTACGTCCAGCGCGTGATGGAGAATCTGCAGGTCTATCGCGAGCGGCTGAACCAGCGCACTGCCTATCTGATCGACTACGACCTGAAGCGCGGCGGCAAGCGCGACTGA
- a CDS encoding amidohydrolase yields MLQDIADFAPTLQAWRRDLHAHPEIAFQEFRTSDFVAHTLASFGVEVQRGLGGTGLVGVIKGAAEGPTIGLRADMDALPMDEETGLDYRSNTDGQFHGCGHDGHTVMLLAAARHLAANPPKRGKVHLIFQPAEEIGQGAERMIADGLFERFPCSEVYALHTIPLYEEGTAAVRPGPTLSGTTVFEIRIDGVGGHGAAPHTTIDPLQVAARLASEISSIVGRHVDPMEPAVISLGRLCAGTAANIIPASAELSGTIRTYDPATEALIIEKLDAICRGFAEMSGCTITCTKKASCPPCLNDPRAAAAAAAAAGTVLGEAKVRTDLRPLPFSDDFALMLRQWPGAYIFLGQPGAMCHHPTFDFDDRLLPIGASILCRLVERQTGANA; encoded by the coding sequence ATGCTGCAGGACATTGCCGATTTCGCGCCGACGCTTCAGGCTTGGCGCCGCGACCTTCACGCCCATCCCGAGATCGCCTTCCAGGAATTCCGGACCTCGGACTTCGTCGCGCATACGCTTGCCTCCTTCGGTGTCGAGGTTCAGCGCGGGCTGGGCGGCACCGGACTCGTCGGCGTCATCAAGGGCGCGGCGGAGGGGCCGACCATCGGGCTGCGCGCCGATATGGACGCGCTGCCGATGGATGAAGAGACCGGGCTCGACTACCGCTCGAACACGGACGGCCAGTTCCATGGCTGCGGCCATGACGGGCATACGGTGATGTTGCTGGCGGCCGCCCGCCACCTTGCCGCCAACCCGCCCAAGCGCGGCAAGGTCCATCTGATCTTCCAGCCGGCCGAGGAGATCGGTCAGGGCGCCGAGCGCATGATCGCCGACGGGCTGTTCGAGCGCTTCCCCTGCTCGGAAGTCTACGCGCTGCACACCATCCCGCTCTATGAGGAAGGCACCGCCGCCGTCCGCCCCGGCCCGACGCTGAGCGGCACCACGGTCTTCGAGATCCGGATCGACGGCGTCGGCGGTCATGGCGCCGCGCCCCATACGACAATCGATCCGCTCCAGGTCGCGGCGCGGCTCGCGAGCGAGATCTCCTCGATCGTCGGGCGCCATGTCGATCCGATGGAGCCGGCCGTCATCAGCCTGGGCCGTCTCTGCGCCGGCACTGCCGCCAACATCATCCCGGCCTCGGCCGAACTCAGCGGCACGATCCGTACCTACGATCCGGCAACGGAAGCTCTCATCATCGAGAAGCTCGACGCGATCTGCCGTGGCTTCGCGGAGATGTCTGGCTGCACGATCACCTGCACGAAGAAGGCAAGCTGCCCGCCCTGCCTTAACGACCCGCGTGCCGCTGCAGCTGCTGCGGCGGCTGCCGGCACGGTTCTCGGCGAGGCGAAGGTTCGGACCGACCTCAGGCCCCTGCCCTTCTCCGACGACTTCGCGCTGATGCTGCGCCAGTGGCCCGGCGCCTACATCTTCCTCGGCCAGCCCGGCGCGATGTGCCACCATCCGACCTTCGATTTCGACGACCGCCTGCTACCGATCGGCGCCAGCATCCTGTGCCGTCTCGTCGAGCGCCAGACTGGAGCCAACGCATGA
- a CDS encoding MFS transporter yields MTAAAIQIGQPRSPAMVRRAVISSVIGNGLEWYDFLVYGFFATIISQVFFPSSDPLISALLTAATFAISFLVRPIGGVLLSTYADRFGRKPILTVMILIMGFSTVLIGLTPSYATIGILAPILVIIARILQGISVGAEFASATAMLVEYAPPGRKMTYGSFQMCSQALALALAAFSGYALATLLTPEALQGWGWRIPFLLGSLITPLGFYIRRFVDESPEYEKEAGKNTGRTPFRAVLAEHRNALLRCFGIMIPGTASNYVWFIFLPGYVVRQLKLPFTSAMLSSLIGGILLFVFVPIMGHLADRWSPRRIWLLGMLSFSLLSYPLLAYVVAEPSFERLLLVQAICALPIAAIWAPTPGLLAGMFPTDVRSTGMSVAYNVVVLLFGGLAPFTLTWLVAKTGSDLVPAYYLLACAALSLTALTLAGRQSNKR; encoded by the coding sequence ATGACTGCCGCAGCTATCCAGATTGGACAGCCACGCTCGCCCGCGATGGTCCGCCGCGCCGTGATCTCCTCGGTGATCGGCAACGGCCTCGAGTGGTACGACTTCCTCGTCTACGGCTTCTTCGCCACCATCATCTCGCAGGTCTTCTTCCCGAGCTCCGACCCGCTCATCTCGGCGCTGCTGACGGCAGCGACCTTCGCGATCTCCTTCCTGGTGAGACCGATCGGCGGCGTGCTGCTCTCGACCTATGCCGATCGCTTCGGCCGCAAGCCGATCCTCACGGTGATGATCCTGATCATGGGGTTCTCGACCGTGCTGATTGGCCTGACGCCGAGCTATGCGACGATCGGCATCCTCGCGCCGATCCTCGTCATCATCGCCCGCATCCTGCAGGGCATCTCGGTCGGCGCCGAATTCGCCTCGGCCACAGCGATGCTGGTCGAATACGCGCCGCCCGGCCGCAAGATGACCTATGGCAGTTTCCAGATGTGCTCGCAGGCGCTGGCTCTGGCGCTCGCAGCCTTCTCCGGCTACGCGCTGGCGACGCTGCTCACGCCGGAGGCGTTGCAGGGCTGGGGCTGGCGCATTCCCTTCCTGCTGGGATCGCTGATCACGCCGCTCGGCTTCTATATCCGCCGCTTCGTCGACGAATCGCCGGAGTATGAGAAAGAGGCCGGCAAGAACACCGGCCGCACACCGTTTCGCGCCGTGCTGGCCGAGCATCGCAACGCGCTGCTGCGCTGCTTCGGGATCATGATCCCGGGCACCGCTTCCAACTATGTCTGGTTCATCTTCCTGCCGGGTTATGTCGTGCGGCAGCTCAAGCTACCCTTCACCAGCGCGATGCTGAGCTCGCTGATCGGCGGCATCCTGCTGTTCGTCTTCGTGCCGATCATGGGCCATCTCGCCGACCGCTGGAGCCCGCGCCGCATCTGGCTCCTGGGCATGCTGAGCTTCTCGCTGCTTTCCTATCCGCTCTTGGCCTATGTCGTGGCGGAGCCGAGCTTCGAGCGGCTGCTGCTGGTGCAGGCGATCTGTGCGCTGCCGATCGCGGCGATCTGGGCGCCCACGCCGGGTCTGCTCGCCGGCATGTTCCCGACGGATGTCCGTTCGACCGGGATGTCGGTTGCCTACAATGTGGTCGTGCTGCTGTTCGGCGGGCTCGCGCCCTTCACACTGACCTGGCTGGTGGCGAAGACGGGCTCCGATCTGGTGCCAGCCTACTATCTGCTGGCCTGCGCGGCGCTCTCGCTGACCGCGCTCACGCTGGCGGGTCGGCAGAGCAACAAGCGCTGA
- a CDS encoding MarR family winged helix-turn-helix transcriptional regulator yields the protein MPPRDAFLTFRLDQLSQTAMAKASQVYKAQLGLNIRELRVIRAIGDAPGLSSRALSEATFIEQTLISKHLRKLVDEGYVHRQLESADARKVALDLTPKGEAVRQEADRLGEEMERDFLSALTPDELDIFNRCLVKLRGWGAS from the coding sequence ATGCCGCCGCGCGACGCCTTCCTGACCTTCCGGCTGGATCAACTCAGCCAGACCGCGATGGCGAAGGCCTCGCAGGTCTACAAGGCGCAGCTCGGCCTCAACATCCGCGAGCTGCGCGTGATCCGCGCCATTGGGGACGCGCCGGGGCTGTCGTCCCGTGCGCTCTCGGAGGCGACCTTCATCGAGCAGACGCTGATTTCCAAGCATCTGCGCAAGCTGGTGGACGAAGGCTATGTCCACCGCCAGCTCGAAAGCGCCGATGCTCGCAAGGTCGCACTGGACCTGACCCCGAAGGGCGAAGCCGTCCGGCAGGAGGCCGACCGGCTTGGCGAGGAGATGGAGCGCGACTTCCTTTCCGCACTGACGCCGGACGAACTCGACATCTTCAACCGCTGCCTCGTCAAGCTGCGGGGTTGGGGAGCGTCCTGA
- a CDS encoding alpha/beta hydrolase, whose protein sequence is MITDTAFTSRFVSARDGLKLHLRDYGPLEATTLPVVCLPGFARTAADFHELALALAQDEAKPRRVLALDYRGRGLSDYDRNWKNYDIRIELDDLMQILVAMGIEQAIFVGTSRGGLLTMALAAARPAVIRGVVFNDVGPVIDARGLLRIRGYVGKLPVPRSFSEGAEILKRLSDQHFPALGEAEWEMMARRTWTDREGPLKPDYDTRLMKVLEELDLEAPLPVLWTYFDGLKAVPLLAIRGANSDLLAEKTLQEMAERHPDCEIYTAPGQGHAPLLGSKDMTRRIGKLIARAERQAA, encoded by the coding sequence ATGATCACGGATACCGCCTTCACCTCCCGCTTCGTCAGCGCTCGCGACGGTTTAAAACTGCACCTGCGTGACTATGGTCCGCTCGAAGCGACCACGCTGCCGGTCGTCTGCCTGCCGGGCTTCGCGCGCACTGCTGCCGATTTCCACGAGCTGGCATTGGCTCTCGCGCAGGACGAAGCAAAGCCGAGGCGCGTGCTTGCCCTCGACTATCGCGGCCGCGGGCTCTCGGACTACGACCGCAACTGGAAGAACTACGATATCCGCATCGAGCTCGACGACCTCATGCAGATTCTGGTCGCGATGGGCATCGAACAGGCAATTTTCGTGGGCACTTCGCGGGGCGGGCTTCTCACGATGGCGCTGGCCGCGGCCCGGCCGGCCGTGATCCGCGGCGTGGTCTTCAACGATGTCGGCCCGGTGATCGACGCGCGCGGCCTGCTGCGCATCCGCGGCTATGTCGGCAAGCTGCCGGTGCCGCGCAGCTTCTCGGAAGGCGCCGAGATCCTGAAGCGGCTCTCTGATCAGCACTTCCCGGCACTCGGCGAGGCTGAATGGGAGATGATGGCCCGCCGCACCTGGACGGATCGCGAAGGCCCCCTCAAGCCAGACTACGATACCAGGCTCATGAAGGTTTTGGAGGAGCTCGATCTCGAAGCGCCCTTGCCGGTGCTCTGGACCTATTTCGACGGGCTCAAAGCGGTGCCGCTGCTGGCGATCCGCGGCGCGAACTCCGATCTGCTGGCCGAGAAGACCCTGCAGGAGATGGCCGAGCGCCATCCCGATTGCGAGATCTATACCGCGCCCGGGCAAGGTCATGCCCCGCTGTTGGGCTCGAAGGACATGACCCGGCGCATCGGCAAGCTGATCGCGCGGGCCGAGCGCCAGGCCGCCTGA
- a CDS encoding OmpA family protein, with the protein MSQPARWLWGLIPLVLLWGAGNVGLDAAIEQDVGERAVRAVAIAAGQAPGARPVVAQVEGRDVTIAGEVLSTDGATRAMAQLRAEFGVRRALGGLSQVVAQKPYSWFAGRLPDAVTLGGFVPDIQTAAANLVAAGAALPGLRIDDRQTIAFGAPDGFAAMTAAMIAELPKLASGRIALDDSRFCIEGRAVSPDAFRALEAAVAQLARPGFQAVKCDLEPPTVTPYRWSAERRSDNELVLRGFYPNDEIHRQLLQVVQRAFGAATMLRDELQPGDGAPSAFLEKIARAAADLARLREGRAELSGDVYTLSGKGPDNYEACQALRLQIAQMDGPDSVARVAIDCPPEPPPAPVEVPLPAVPGPILNDVLPATPAPGRPASASTTLPGSGPATLPAPPSAPLTGPTNALPATAPIQLEWNARRADGRVSLSGVLPSEAERANALATARRLFGETAVDDRMTIDSALRSELDVPASLSFALGALSRLKTGSVTIRDKALVVAGEVADAAGLAALHDLLARDVPAGLTMASLSDSVLVRPYWLALSVNRTGLRLAGYLPDEMTRAALRAVIADSPLKDRLDDRAIVVPGAPAGFGTAARVVLTDLLRLDLGSASVEDDRVSIRGLTCRELIRSEVETSAASGLPPSFKADAVISLRQTGCIVDPPASCQNDLDGLITRNTVLFGQGTSVVEFDATTERVIGEAAAILKKCPGAPVTIEGHANRDGEWRGFDNMELSLRRALRVRDELVRRGIDTGQLAVKAYGSTRPLVPYDTLEAKAMNRRVQFTVAK; encoded by the coding sequence ATGTCGCAGCCGGCGCGCTGGCTTTGGGGGCTGATACCACTGGTTCTCCTCTGGGGAGCCGGCAATGTCGGGCTCGACGCGGCCATCGAGCAGGATGTCGGCGAGCGCGCCGTGCGAGCAGTTGCTATAGCGGCGGGCCAAGCCCCGGGCGCCCGTCCTGTTGTGGCGCAGGTCGAGGGCCGCGACGTCACGATTGCCGGAGAGGTTCTCTCGACTGATGGTGCAACCCGCGCCATGGCGCAACTGCGGGCCGAATTCGGCGTTCGCCGGGCGCTGGGCGGTCTGTCGCAGGTCGTTGCACAGAAGCCCTATTCATGGTTCGCGGGCCGGCTACCGGACGCCGTCACGCTTGGCGGCTTTGTCCCGGATATCCAGACCGCCGCAGCCAATCTCGTTGCCGCGGGCGCGGCGTTACCCGGACTGCGGATAGACGACCGTCAGACCATCGCCTTCGGCGCGCCGGACGGCTTTGCCGCAATGACCGCTGCGATGATTGCTGAATTGCCGAAATTGGCCTCGGGCCGGATCGCGCTCGATGACAGTCGCTTCTGCATCGAGGGGAGGGCCGTGTCTCCCGACGCGTTCCGCGCTCTGGAGGCCGCCGTGGCGCAGCTGGCCCGGCCCGGCTTCCAGGCGGTGAAGTGCGATCTCGAACCTCCGACCGTCACGCCGTACCGGTGGAGCGCCGAGCGCCGCTCCGACAATGAACTCGTCCTGCGGGGATTCTACCCTAACGACGAGATCCACAGACAGCTCCTGCAGGTGGTGCAGCGCGCCTTCGGGGCAGCGACAATGTTGCGCGACGAATTGCAGCCTGGAGACGGTGCACCGTCCGCGTTTTTGGAAAAAATCGCTCGGGCCGCTGCTGACCTGGCCCGGCTTCGGGAAGGCAGGGCCGAGCTCAGCGGGGATGTTTACACGCTCTCCGGCAAGGGACCCGATAATTATGAGGCCTGCCAGGCGCTACGCCTGCAGATTGCACAGATGGACGGTCCCGATTCGGTCGCGCGGGTCGCGATCGACTGCCCTCCCGAGCCGCCTCCAGCTCCCGTAGAGGTGCCGTTGCCCGCGGTGCCGGGCCCGATCCTGAACGATGTGCTGCCGGCAACTCCCGCACCCGGTCGCCCCGCCTCAGCTTCCACCACACTCCCCGGTTCCGGACCTGCGACGCTACCGGCGCCGCCTTCCGCTCCGCTTACTGGCCCGACAAACGCGCTGCCAGCGACGGCCCCGATCCAGCTCGAATGGAACGCAAGACGTGCTGACGGTCGCGTTTCTCTGAGCGGAGTTCTGCCGAGCGAAGCGGAGCGCGCCAATGCGCTGGCTACGGCGCGGCGCCTGTTCGGAGAAACGGCGGTTGACGATCGCATGACCATCGATTCTGCGTTGCGCTCTGAGCTCGATGTTCCGGCATCGCTATCCTTCGCGCTCGGGGCCTTGTCGCGGCTGAAGACGGGATCTGTGACGATCCGCGACAAGGCCCTGGTCGTTGCCGGCGAGGTTGCGGACGCCGCAGGGCTGGCTGCGCTGCATGATCTCCTCGCCCGAGATGTTCCGGCAGGGCTCACCATGGCGTCACTGTCGGATAGCGTCCTGGTGCGGCCTTATTGGCTGGCGTTGTCCGTGAATCGTACCGGTTTGCGTCTGGCCGGCTATCTTCCCGACGAAATGACGCGGGCAGCTCTCCGTGCCGTCATTGCCGATTCCCCGCTCAAGGATCGGCTCGACGATAGGGCGATCGTCGTGCCGGGAGCTCCGGCCGGCTTCGGCACTGCTGCGCGGGTTGTCCTCACCGATCTGCTCCGGCTGGATCTCGGTTCCGCTTCTGTCGAGGACGACCGCGTCAGCATCCGCGGACTGACCTGCCGCGAATTGATCCGGAGCGAGGTCGAGACCAGCGCCGCCTCTGGCCTGCCGCCGAGCTTCAAGGCCGATGCCGTGATCAGCCTGCGTCAGACCGGCTGCATCGTCGATCCGCCGGCAAGCTGTCAGAACGATCTCGACGGCCTGATCACGCGCAACACCGTTCTGTTCGGGCAAGGAACCTCGGTCGTCGAGTTCGACGCGACGACCGAGCGGGTGATCGGCGAGGCGGCGGCTATCCTCAAGAAATGCCCGGGCGCTCCGGTCACCATCGAGGGGCACGCCAATCGCGATGGTGAGTGGCGCGGCTTCGACAATATGGAGCTGTCGCTTCGGCGGGCGCTGCGTGTGCGCGACGAGCTTGTGCGGCGTGGCATCGATACCGGCCAGCTTGCGGTCAAAGCCTATGGCAGCACGCGCCCGCTCGTGCCTTACGACACGCTGGAAGCCAAGGCGATGAATCGCCGCGTCCAGTTCACGGTGGCGAAGTAG